The genomic window GGCGCTGGATAGCGTACGCTGTATGATTGGCGGCTCTCTGCCTGGGTTGCAGGCGGCATCATCGGTTTCGCTAAAGACTTCATCCGCGTCTACGAGAATGTGGACTACTGCACGAACGACCAGCGGTTCCTGACACACATGTTCCTTGCTGAGCCGTTCAAGGACATCGTCATCGACTACAACTGCGCCATCTTTGCGCTGTACCGAAAGAGGTGTGTTTTGCTCAAGCGGCTCCCTCCGGCCCCTGTTCATGCCTCCTTGCATCAGAGCTCGGCAAATGTGGCTGACGTCGTGCGCCAACGgtgtgcctcgcgcggctcgagaCCGCCTGCGTGTCGACAGTCGCTGCGCtttgcggctgccgctgagTCCTGCCGGCTCTTTGGATTTTTGGCTTGAGGGTTTCGATGAATGCGTCTCACTGCccgtgggcgcggcgcgtaGCCGCCCCTGTTCTGTCTGTGGGACTCAAACCCGCAGGGGGTAAGAGGCCCGCTGGGGAGGTTCTTGCGTCTCGGCCCCCGCGCTGTGGCTGGCAAGGCTGAGAAATTTCGACTCCAAGCGCGGTCTTTTCCTCATCCTCTCGATTGTTCCACGTGGATTTTTTGTGTGCAGGCACGACTTCAAGGTCCTTTCCTTCGAGGAAGCTGAGAAGCAGGTGCGGCACGCGGTGCCTGAGTTCCCTGGTGAAAAGAGGTCCGAGCGGaaagccgcgcctgcgcccgcgttcATGCGCTGCGCCTTAAAGGGCGTCGTCGTGGACGCGCGAACGAACGAAGCGCCGTGCGTCCTCCACATTCACTGTCGTCGCAACGCCGACTGGCTCATGAAGCAGCTTGGCTTGCCGGCTGGTGAGCACCTGAACGCCATTCACAGTTACATCTGGTACGCAATTTACTCGTTGAGAGGCACGATCGGCGTGAACGCGAAggtcgcgcgtcgctgggGATCGGCTCTGTCGGCGACAATCGTCACGTGCGTTGGGTTCATTGGCCTCGGGCTGGGCCTTCTGGGTTGGGGAGTGCGGGAAGCGGCCAAGCGCAACCTCCTCGCTGTTCTCTCAGAGCAATGCGGTCCCCTCCTCGTTAGGCTGCTGCTCCAGGTCGCTCTCTTCCTTGGCGTCACGCAGTCGGACTAcccggagacggcggagtcGCCGCACAGtttgcaggcggcgcggtcTCTGTTCGCCTTGCCCGCCAACTTGTCGCTGCGTCCGTTTGCGGTGGCTGCGATGGGAGGCGGGGCCCTGgcccttcgcggcgtctcctgggTCCTTGAAACTGCCTTTCTGTGGCGCTACCTGTTCCTCACCGGCGCCGTTTTAGGTTCTGCCGTCCTCACCGGGATGACGGTGAGCATGGTGGGGCTGCACCCCGACGAAAGGCGCCATGAGGACGCGACCGAAAAGAacctgaagaagaaagcagccCGCATGAGCGGAACCAGCACGACCTCCACTCGAGAGCAGTCCCCCGAAAGTTCCAGCCGCAAGGACTCAGgatgtcgccgccgccggtgaACGCCGCGTCagggggggtgggggagggaagggggggaggagggcgtcgaggcgctcccggggctcggcgcgggcagccgctCAGATCTCCCCTCAGTTTCGCCATTGTCTcaaggcgggcgcgcagctcaTGTTGAGGAACGGCAAGCCGTTCGAGCCCAAAAGACCAGATAGCCGCCTTTCCTGCCGGCCCTTGGGGCCCTCCCATCGCGTCGTAGCTTTTCCGCGCACGTTTAATGTTTCCGCGGAGAGGTGGCGGGTTTCCCTCAATGTGGACAGCGGCGCGAATTTGAATGTGCCCTGTACCGGCGCTGTCTCCATGAATGCTCTTGTCGGCAGCGTCGCCCACGGTGGATGCACAGAGGGCCCTGTTTCGGGCTTGGCAAGGGGAGAGTTTGGGACTCTGCCGTTGATCCCGCAGGTGCCTCCTaaacggcgagggcgacaccAGTGCCTCGTcttcagagaggcgcggtggggggggggggggtggcggaGGCAAGAGGGCGGGAACCGGAAAAAGTTGGGAGGACGGTAGAGGGGTCGCGGTCTCAGTTTCCGCGGCGAgcatgcgcctcgccgctttTTAGGTTCGCGCCCACTAGGGTTAGGACGGAGTGTTTGAAGCTGTGGCTGCGTGTCAGCGGGTGCGCCATCGCGGTTTCGGGACTCACGCCCAATAGAAAGGGCTGCGGTCGCCGAGAAGACACGCCACGGATTTGTCTCTCGACAGTGCTTCCCGTTCAACGGAACATACTGCACGCCACCGCTTGTTTCTTGTGGTCTCCTTTCCGCTTGTATCTCCTCTCGCTAGCTCGCCGTTTAGAGTGATCTTCACCGGCGttgcgcgtcgtcgggcggcgcgagcctccGCGCTTTTCAAGGAGTTTTCTTTGTTTGACACGGGGAGAGTGGGGTCGTCATCACAGCGCAGCGATTGTCGTCGCGTTCAGTCTCTCTCCCCTTTTTTCCAACAGCGTGACATGTTTTGTTGAGTGCGTCTCATTTTTTTTCAGTAGCACTCTTCTAGGATGCGTGTTGCAGTGCAATTCCGTCGTACGCCTTGTCCGGTTGTCAAAGCTACTCCATATTTGCGTGTATTTGTCAGATTCTGTCAACGCCGTCGTCCCCTGTTCTGTACCACATCGCAATTTCTGTGGAGGAAACGTTTTCCGCAGCTCACGAGGCGTTACCCGCCTTCCCCAGAGGcatgcctcctcctctcctttgCGTTGCTTAGTGAACGTGAAAGCAGGCATCCCCGTTAAGGACAAAAATTCTGCCATGAGTGGCTTTCCAGCTTCACTCCGGCACGCTGTTCACGATAGTTATGCGGCATCTATCAGGCTGACGCACAACCTGACTGCCCCCAAACGGTTTTTTTCGAGCATAAAAGTCCTTGTAGGCTCGTTGAAAAAAGCGACTACCATGGACTTCGCCCTGTCATGTCCTTTGACTTGAGAGGGCGGGAGCCGCGGGCTGCGGGTCGTTGTTCGGGCCACGCCTTCGGCGACTTTGGGGTTCTGCAGTGCAGAAGGAAGTTCGGGGTACCgcagcgcagaagaaaaTTCAGGGTACCACAACGCAGAAGAAAGTTCAGGGTACCACAACGCAGAAGAAAGTTCAGGGTtctgcagcgcagaagaaagTTCAGGGTTCTGCAGTGCAAAAAGAAGTTTAGAGTTCTGCAGGGCAAAGTAAAGTCCACTAGAAGTGTAGAGTTCTGCAGGGCAAAGTAAATTCCACTGTGCGCTGGGCGGCAGTGACACGGAAGGCATTTTCGCGAACGCTGCCGGCGGGGGAACTGCGAATGACGACAGAGTTTAATAAAAGACTGCAGAAATGCCTACATGTGACAAAAAAACACGCCCTGCAAGACACGAGAAAGTGGgggaaaaagcgaaaaaaggagggcgccgcccagGGGGCCACGCGCGAAGTCTCACCACAGTGTCATTCCAGCAGGAAACGCTGAACACGTATAAAGTCGGCGGACGCCAAGCAGCTGCTATGGAGAAACGCTGCGAAAGAATTCCGAGTGGAACACGCTCTAGATCTAAACGCGTAATGTAGATGGCACTGAGCCACCGTTGTAGACAACAGCGCGAATCTCGCGCACAAAGGG from Besnoitia besnoiti strain Bb-Ger1 chromosome XIII, whole genome shotgun sequence includes these protein-coding regions:
- a CDS encoding hypothetical protein (encoded by transcript BESB_030770) encodes the protein MSLNSSGAPSAGGGSPPSAALGPDSLLPPSQAYPDSLPPLHIICVATHRDGYFTTLLYSSAMLAADIRCFAWGHKWRGFGTKLLATREFAKTVQPGDIVMLVDAFDSVLLQPKEAIARRFLEFGGRIVVMGEATEHRWGFFKHLFLMYHECLFNGEKGINWPKPLPYADPSLNLRLLNAGGIIGFAKDFIRVYENVDYCTNDQRFLTHMFLAEPFKDIVIDYNCAIFALYRKRHDFKVLSFEEAEKQVRHAVPEFPGEKRSERKAAPAPAFMRCALKGVVVDARTNEAPCVLHIHCRRNADWLMKQLGLPAGEHLNAIHSYIWYAIYSLRGTIGVNAKVARRWGSALSATIVTCVGFIGLGLGLLGWGVREAAKRNLLAVLSEQCGPLLVRLLLQVALFLGVTQSDYPETAESPHSLQAARSLFALPANLSLRPFAVAAMGGGALALRGVSWVLETAFLWRYLFLTGAVLGSAVLTGMTVSMVGLHPDERRHEDATEKNLKKKAARMSGTSTTSTREQSPESSSRKDSGCRRRR